One region of Lampris incognitus isolate fLamInc1 chromosome 12, fLamInc1.hap2, whole genome shotgun sequence genomic DNA includes:
- the LOC130121672 gene encoding uncharacterized protein LOC130121672 yields the protein MDEEEDLEAVGERLYNLIYPKHTEIAGKLTGMLLELPGAVLNQILKDEAMLTRALDKALRALQLPQGPSGKVTSKEEEDASVSSDSLGEQLFELVDVYNTGHSEKITGMLLEQQKEMVLNILSKPALLEEQVNLALKTLKEQNVMETDVSESTDFEDTDRLGEKLFLLVEELDPVHANDITGMLLEMDPVPLVQMLADQTMLKVAVQKAQAALDSFK from the exons ATGGATGAGGAGGAAGATCTGGAGGCAGTTGGTGAACGACTATATAATCTGATATATCCCAAACATACAGAGATCGCTGGAAAACTCACAG GAATGCTGCTTGAGCTGCCAGGGGCCGTACTGAATCAGATTTTGAAGGATGAAGCCATGCTCACTAGAGCTTTGGATAAAGCCCTCAGAGCCCTACAACTCCCTCAAGGgcccag TGGTAAGGTGACTTctaaggaggaggaggatgcatcTGTGTCTTCTGATTCACTGGGGGAGCAACTGTTTGAGTTGGTTGATGTCTACAACACAGGCCACTCAGAGAAAATTACTG GTATGCTACTGGAACAGCAGAAAGAAATGGTGTTGAACATCCTCTCAAAGCCTGCACTGTTGGAAGAGCAGGTGAACCTAGCCCTGAAGACGCTAAAGGA GCAGAATGTGATGGAGACTGATGTCAGTGAATCAACAGACTTTGAGGACACTGACAGGCTTGGAGAGAAGCTGTTTTTATTGGTGGAGGAGCTGGATCCCGTACATGCAAATGATATCACAG GCATGCTACTGGAGATGGACCCTGTTCCTCTCGTGCAAATGCTGGCTGATCAAACTATGCTCAAGGTTGCTGTTCAGAAGGCACAAGCTGCCCTTGACAGCTTCAAGTGA